Sequence from the Wielerella bovis genome:
AGCCCAATTCTGTTTTGGCTTTGCTTGGGTCGGCGTAACAAGTGGCAATGTCGCCAGCGCGGCGTGGTTTAATTGCATAAGGCACGATTTGTCCTGATGCAGCTTCAAATGCTTTGACAATATCCAACACCGAATAACCTACGCCTGTGCCTAAATTGTAAATGTGTACGCCTGATTGTTTGGCTTTGGCATCCAAAGCTTTCAAATGACCGATTGCCAAATCCACAACGTGAATGTAATCGCGCACGCCTGTGCCATCGTGCGTAGCGTAATCATCGCCAAATACCGACAATTCTTTCAATTTACCCGCTGCGACTTGGCAGACATAGGGCAGTAAATTGTTGGGAATGCCATTGGGTTGTTCTCCGATTTTGCCGCTGGCGTGTGCGCCGATTGGATTGAAATAGCGCAATAAAATCACGCTCCAACGTGGGTCGGCGTGTTGCAAATCCATCATAATGCGTTCCATCATGTGTTTGCTGGTACCGTATGGATTGGTGGTTGCGCCTGTTGGACTTTGCTCGGTAATCGGCACAATGCTCGGGTCGCCATACACGGTTGCCGATGAGCTGAACACGATGCTAAATACCCCTGCGCGTTGCATTTCTTCCAATAAAATCACGCTGCCTGAAACATTGTTGTTGTAATAATTTAACGGTAATTGCACGCTTTCGCCTACGGCTTTTAAGGCGGCAAAATGAATCACGCTGTCCACTTGATGCGTGGCGAAAATCTCACGCAAAAGAGGGCGGTCGCGGATGTCGCCTTCGTAAAAAGTTGGTTCTTTGCCCGTAATTTCTGCCACGCGTTGCAAAACTTTGGCAGATGCGTTACACAAATTATCCAAAATAATCGGCTGATGCCCTGCATTGAGCAATTCCACCACCGTGTGCGAGCCGATAAAACCTGCGCCGCCTGTAACCAAAATATTCATGATGTTTTCCTTGTGTTGATGCAGCCTGAAAAATGGTTTTCAGGCTGCCTTTTTGATTATAGTAGATTCAATTTAAATCAGGACAAGGCGACAGCGACCGCCGTGTACACATAGTACATAAGGGAGCTGGCAACGCTGTACTGGTTTAAATTGAATTCACTATAAATTATAGAATCATGTAACCTGTCAGTACACGACCAAAAATGTTCCATAGGTGGTATACTGAAATGCAGCCTGAAACCTTT
This genomic interval carries:
- the galE gene encoding UDP-glucose 4-epimerase GalE, with amino-acid sequence MNILVTGGAGFIGSHTVVELLNAGHQPIILDNLCNASAKVLQRVAEITGKEPTFYEGDIRDRPLLREIFATHQVDSVIHFAALKAVGESVQLPLNYYNNNVSGSVILLEEMQRAGVFSIVFSSSATVYGDPSIVPITEQSPTGATTNPYGTSKHMMERIMMDLQHADPRWSVILLRYFNPIGAHASGKIGEQPNGIPNNLLPYVCQVAAGKLKELSVFGDDYATHDGTGVRDYIHVVDLAIGHLKALDAKAKQSGVHIYNLGTGVGYSVLDIVKAFEAASGQIVPYAIKPRRAGDIATCYADPSKAKTELGWTAQRDLHTMMVDAWRWQSHNPNGYDE